A genomic stretch from Terriglobia bacterium includes:
- the rpoN gene encoding RNA polymerase factor sigma-54 has protein sequence MALEQKLSVRMSQRLIMTPSLQQAIKLLQMSKLELTDEIQQELLENPVLEEVVEEPAPPDRAESETRAEEKPAPEEARQDPFEEIDYESYFQDTDGGYVPRGSAETGGEDLPSFENVLVRPQNLADHLTWQLDMSTSSEVRKEIGRAIIGNLNDDGYLRASLEEIRDMGAYPPEEVDATLAMIQGLDPVGVAARDLVECLCTQLRHFGQAGTAAETIVRHHLDKLQNRRYKELAETLGLDMEDLQAEIEIIRHLDPRPGQKYNAESSRYVVPDVYVVKIGDEYQILLNDEGLPRLRISPVYRRMVERGASATTPADAKDYVRNKLRSAFRLIKSLEERQRTIYKVARSIVKFQGEFLDFGIERLRPLVLKDVADDIGMHESTVSRVVNNKYMHTHRGLFEMRFFFHSGISSTRGGEDVSSLTVKERIRKIITAEDGRRPLSDAAIVKILNLLSGSERRGPGSGRDPAPFSPAPGEIRRG, from the coding sequence ATGGCCCTCGAACAGAAACTCAGCGTCCGGATGAGCCAGCGGCTCATCATGACTCCCTCCTTGCAGCAAGCCATCAAGCTGCTGCAGATGTCGAAGCTCGAGCTCACCGACGAGATCCAGCAGGAGCTGCTCGAGAACCCCGTCCTCGAGGAGGTCGTCGAGGAGCCGGCGCCGCCGGATCGCGCCGAGAGCGAGACCCGCGCTGAGGAGAAGCCGGCCCCTGAGGAAGCGCGCCAGGATCCTTTCGAGGAGATCGACTACGAGTCGTACTTCCAGGATACCGACGGGGGCTACGTGCCCCGGGGATCGGCGGAGACCGGAGGAGAGGATCTCCCGTCATTCGAGAACGTCCTCGTCCGGCCGCAGAACCTCGCGGATCACCTGACCTGGCAGCTCGACATGTCCACCTCTTCGGAGGTCCGGAAGGAGATCGGCCGGGCGATCATCGGGAATCTCAACGACGACGGCTACCTCCGCGCGTCGCTGGAGGAGATCCGCGACATGGGCGCCTACCCGCCCGAAGAAGTCGATGCGACCCTCGCAATGATCCAAGGGCTCGATCCCGTCGGCGTCGCCGCGAGGGATCTCGTGGAGTGCCTCTGCACGCAGCTGCGACATTTCGGGCAGGCGGGAACCGCCGCGGAGACCATCGTCCGGCACCACCTCGACAAGCTCCAGAACCGCCGCTACAAGGAGCTGGCCGAGACCCTCGGCCTCGACATGGAGGACCTCCAGGCCGAGATCGAGATCATCCGGCACCTCGACCCCCGACCGGGTCAGAAGTACAACGCCGAGAGCAGCCGGTACGTGGTGCCCGACGTCTACGTGGTGAAGATCGGGGACGAGTACCAGATCCTGCTGAACGATGAGGGGCTCCCGCGGCTCCGGATCAGCCCGGTCTATCGCCGGATGGTCGAGCGCGGAGCCTCGGCCACGACCCCCGCCGACGCCAAGGACTACGTCCGGAACAAGCTCCGCTCGGCGTTCCGCCTGATCAAGAGCCTCGAGGAGCGCCAGAGGACGATTTACAAGGTGGCCCGCTCGATCGTGAAGTTCCAGGGCGAGTTCCTCGACTTCGGCATCGAGCGCTTGCGCCCGTTGGTCCTGAAGGACGTGGCCGACGACATCGGCATGCACGAGTCCACCGTGAGCCGCGTGGTGAACAACAAGTACATGCACACCCATCGGGGGCTGTTCGAGATGCGTTTTTTCTTCCACAGCGGCATCTCGTCGACCCGCGGGGGCGAGGACGTGTCTTCGCTCACGGTGAAGGAGCGCATCCGCAAGATCATCACGGCGGAGGACGGCCGCCGCCCGCTGTCGGACGCCGCCATCGTGAAGATCCTAAATCTCCTTTCTGGTTCAGAAAGGCGAGGCCCAGGATCCGGGAGAGATCCTGCTCCTTTTTCTCCAGCGCCCGGAGAAATTCGGCGAGGGTGA
- the lptB gene encoding LPS export ABC transporter ATP-binding protein: MVAENLTKTYRSRTVVDGVTVRILPGEVVGLLGPNGAGKTTSFYLILGLVPPQRGRVVLDGRDITGMPMYLRARHGIGYLPQEASIFRRMTVEENLQAILEVRGADAEESRRRCGQLIEEFGLKHVAKTPGYALSGGERRRAEIARALTSDPAYMLLDEPFAGIDPIAVADLQQVVVRLRERGIGVLITDHNVRETLQITDRAYIISQGRIFRDGTPAELAADADVRRVYLGERFRLQ, from the coding sequence CTGGTGGCCGAGAATCTCACCAAGACGTACCGGAGCCGGACCGTGGTCGACGGCGTCACGGTTCGGATCCTTCCGGGTGAGGTCGTCGGGCTGCTGGGGCCGAACGGGGCCGGGAAGACCACGTCGTTCTACTTGATTCTCGGCCTCGTCCCCCCCCAGCGGGGTCGCGTCGTGCTGGACGGCCGCGACATCACCGGCATGCCCATGTACCTTCGCGCTCGCCACGGAATCGGCTACCTCCCCCAGGAGGCTTCGATCTTCCGTCGCATGACGGTCGAGGAAAACCTCCAGGCGATCCTCGAGGTGCGGGGCGCCGATGCGGAGGAGTCGCGACGCCGCTGCGGACAGCTCATCGAGGAGTTCGGTCTCAAGCACGTCGCCAAGACCCCGGGCTACGCGCTGTCCGGAGGAGAACGACGGCGCGCGGAGATCGCGCGGGCGCTGACGAGCGACCCGGCCTACATGCTCCTCGACGAGCCGTTCGCGGGGATCGACCCGATCGCGGTCGCCGATCTGCAGCAGGTGGTGGTCCGGCTCCGAGAGCGCGGCATCGGCGTCCTGATCACGGATCACAACGTGCGCGAGACTTTGCAGATCACCGATCGTGCGTATATTATCAGCCAGGGTCGAATTTTTCGCGATGGAACCCCCGCGGAGCTCGCCGCCGACGCGGACGTGCGGCGAGTGTATCTGGGGGAGCGCTTCCGGCTGCAGTGA
- a CDS encoding LptA/OstA family protein: MWRLKFLRILLPALLLPFIAVLVLTMHERPAPKTPSGDARPFVGPRAEGIELTDLSGGTRRGWIQARLVQADDKGRLRLEGIKKLVIDREAAPALVVSAERGGIEGEPGQRVMRLEGGVSVHEEEAGLALELPTLEVNEVVGEARSIGEVSVQDPTYAGRAASVVYGLHGQPTVLAGLEVKDRDGETLRAQHARLLDGSKDMDLSGEVRAQESGWTLTAGRLRIQRDAEGRLRHATAAESVVGAQAAAPDAATPRFAADAVEATWDASGHPDTSVLEGRARLEQAGSVLTADRIEAARAGRETTAAGWEVRAKGSVRVAGTWHQAPSSAQADLLTAELGGSGALLRAELEGNVRFDGSGTAGEAAHLVYVTSGRGQATLLSGPGRRARLARERTRVAADRLTTDPEGTELTAEGHVESTLLAAPMPASGGPKPDGLFVAGEAVHFVSARLTSRSAESRLVFEGEVRGWQEERNLSADHVEVRQQPEELHAKGSVNTRVPRERGASASEADYVRVAANQLDYGAAERKAVYTGSVRVRQAEGWLEAARVDVLLAESGGDVREMLASGSVRFEFHSSAGGTLPQPVTGEGDRVEYLPAESTVRLFGDEAPATIRRTGAQGGTTTGRVLRYRLDVGTIEVESGDRNRARIRTSER; the protein is encoded by the coding sequence GTGTGGCGGCTCAAATTCCTCCGGATCCTGCTGCCGGCGCTCCTCCTGCCGTTCATCGCGGTGTTGGTGCTCACGATGCACGAGCGTCCGGCTCCGAAAACGCCCTCGGGGGACGCCCGTCCGTTCGTCGGCCCGCGCGCTGAGGGCATCGAGCTGACCGACCTGTCGGGTGGCACGCGCAGGGGGTGGATCCAGGCGAGGCTCGTCCAGGCGGATGACAAGGGAAGACTCCGCCTCGAAGGAATCAAGAAGCTCGTCATCGACCGCGAAGCGGCGCCCGCGCTGGTCGTAAGCGCCGAACGCGGTGGAATCGAGGGAGAGCCCGGACAACGCGTGATGCGTCTCGAGGGCGGGGTCAGCGTGCACGAGGAGGAGGCCGGACTGGCGCTCGAACTCCCCACCCTCGAGGTCAACGAGGTGGTCGGCGAAGCCCGATCGATCGGGGAGGTGAGCGTCCAGGATCCCACGTACGCCGGCCGGGCGGCGTCGGTGGTGTACGGGCTCCACGGGCAGCCGACGGTGCTCGCCGGCCTGGAGGTGAAGGATCGAGACGGTGAGACGCTCCGCGCCCAGCACGCCCGCCTCCTCGACGGCTCCAAGGACATGGACCTCTCGGGCGAGGTCCGAGCTCAAGAATCGGGCTGGACGCTCACGGCGGGCCGACTCAGGATCCAGCGGGACGCGGAGGGAAGGCTACGCCATGCCACCGCCGCCGAGAGCGTCGTGGGCGCCCAGGCGGCCGCGCCGGATGCCGCGACGCCGCGGTTCGCCGCCGATGCGGTCGAGGCGACGTGGGATGCCTCGGGTCACCCCGACACGAGCGTGCTCGAGGGGCGCGCGCGACTGGAGCAGGCGGGGAGCGTGCTGACCGCCGATCGGATCGAGGCGGCGAGGGCCGGCCGGGAGACGACCGCCGCCGGGTGGGAGGTCCGCGCGAAGGGTTCCGTGCGCGTCGCGGGAACATGGCACCAGGCCCCGTCTTCGGCGCAGGCCGATCTTCTCACCGCGGAGCTTGGCGGGAGCGGCGCCTTGCTTCGCGCGGAGCTTGAAGGGAACGTCCGGTTCGACGGGAGCGGCACGGCGGGCGAGGCGGCGCACCTCGTCTACGTGACCTCCGGCCGCGGCCAGGCGACGCTCCTGTCGGGGCCAGGGCGGCGGGCGCGACTCGCGCGCGAGCGCACTCGCGTGGCCGCGGACCGCCTGACGACGGACCCGGAGGGCACGGAGCTGACGGCGGAGGGGCACGTCGAGTCCACGCTCCTCGCGGCGCCGATGCCCGCGAGCGGCGGGCCCAAGCCCGACGGGCTCTTCGTCGCGGGCGAAGCGGTGCACTTCGTCTCCGCGCGCCTCACGAGCCGATCCGCCGAGAGCCGGCTCGTGTTCGAGGGGGAGGTGCGGGGCTGGCAGGAAGAGCGCAATCTCTCGGCGGACCACGTCGAGGTGAGGCAGCAGCCCGAGGAACTCCACGCGAAAGGGAGCGTGAACACGCGGGTGCCGAGGGAGCGGGGAGCGTCCGCGTCGGAGGCGGACTACGTCCGGGTCGCCGCGAACCAGCTCGATTACGGGGCCGCCGAGCGAAAGGCCGTGTACACGGGAAGCGTGCGCGTTCGGCAGGCGGAAGGCTGGCTCGAGGCCGCGCGCGTCGACGTGCTGCTGGCGGAGAGTGGAGGAGATGTTCGCGAGATGCTGGCGTCGGGCAGCGTGCGGTTCGAGTTCCACTCCTCCGCGGGCGGGACCCTCCCCCAGCCCGTCACCGGGGAGGGCGACCGGGTCGAGTACCTCCCCGCGGAGAGCACCGTCCGCCTCTTCGGGGACGAAGCGCCGGCGACGATCCGGAGAACGGGCGCCCAAGGGGGCACCACCACCGGGAGGGTGCTACGCTATCGCCTCGACGTGGGAACCATCGAGGTCGAATCCGGCGACCGCAACCGCGCGCGAATTCGTACTTCCGAAAGGTGA
- a CDS encoding enoyl-CoA hydratase/isomerase family protein, whose product MEPSGQSNLLYEVRERTAWLTVHRPDKLNALNRETMENIGEAVRTAVADPAVGALVVTGAGDKAFVAGADITEMSVMTPSEAQAFSRFLQEVLDRLERSPKPVVAAVNGFALGGGLELAMACHVRVASETARFGQPEVGLGLIPGAGGTQRLPRIVGRGAALDLILRGEMIDAAEALRIGLVSRVVPAAGLRESVTAYAAALNAKSPTALARALEAVVSGTEMSFSEALRMEAALFALGFSTEDMREGTRAFLEKRKPSFPGR is encoded by the coding sequence ATGGAACCTAGCGGCCAGTCCAACCTTCTCTACGAGGTCCGCGAGCGAACCGCATGGCTCACCGTGCACCGGCCCGACAAGCTCAACGCGCTGAACCGCGAGACCATGGAGAACATCGGCGAGGCGGTCAGGACGGCGGTCGCCGACCCGGCCGTGGGCGCTCTCGTGGTCACCGGAGCGGGAGATAAGGCGTTCGTCGCCGGAGCCGACATCACGGAGATGAGCGTGATGACTCCTTCGGAAGCTCAGGCGTTCTCCCGGTTCCTGCAGGAGGTGCTGGACCGGCTCGAGCGCTCGCCGAAGCCGGTCGTCGCCGCCGTGAACGGCTTCGCGCTCGGAGGAGGGCTCGAGCTCGCCATGGCGTGCCATGTCCGCGTCGCGTCGGAGACCGCGCGCTTCGGACAGCCCGAGGTGGGCCTCGGACTGATCCCCGGTGCCGGAGGAACGCAGCGGCTTCCGAGAATCGTGGGACGCGGGGCGGCTCTCGATCTCATCCTCCGCGGGGAGATGATCGACGCGGCGGAGGCGCTCCGGATCGGACTGGTCAGCCGGGTCGTGCCGGCTGCCGGACTGCGCGAGTCGGTGACGGCGTACGCGGCCGCCCTGAACGCCAAGAGCCCGACGGCGCTCGCGCGCGCCCTCGAAGCGGTGGTCTCGGGAACGGAGATGTCGTTTTCCGAGGCGCTGCGTATGGAGGCCGCGCTGTTCGCCCTCGGTTTTTCCACCGAAGACATGCGCGAGGGAACCCGCGCGTTCCTCGAGAAGCGGAAGCCCTCGTTCCCGGGACGGTAG
- a CDS encoding ATP-binding protein encodes MEAPCPLCHGTGFEIRTRPGGLTAAVQCACGREGRGEALLRAARIPRRYDHCSLDAFEVHDASHEAALRLSREWVERWPDRTEHGLLFLGEPGTGKTHLAVGIARDLVRIKGARALFYEQRQLLKDLQATFDAGAGRSEVEVLGPVFEAEVLVLDDLGAGRTTPWARDVMHDLIAHRYNEKLPLIMTSNRPTGEDAEPRSADPAPVEGLTLKDRLGDALMSRLYEMCLVVPVGGKDFRRGVLHARHRF; translated from the coding sequence ATGGAAGCGCCGTGTCCGCTCTGCCACGGGACCGGCTTCGAGATCCGGACCCGCCCCGGTGGCCTGACCGCTGCGGTGCAATGCGCGTGCGGAAGGGAGGGGCGGGGAGAGGCCCTCTTGCGCGCCGCGCGGATCCCGAGGCGGTACGACCACTGCTCCCTCGATGCGTTCGAGGTCCACGATGCGAGCCACGAAGCCGCGCTACGCCTCTCGAGGGAATGGGTCGAGCGCTGGCCCGACCGGACCGAGCACGGCCTGCTGTTTCTCGGAGAACCGGGGACGGGGAAGACGCACCTCGCGGTCGGCATCGCACGGGACCTGGTGCGGATCAAAGGGGCCCGTGCGCTGTTCTACGAGCAGCGACAGCTTCTGAAGGACCTGCAGGCGACGTTCGACGCCGGGGCGGGACGGAGCGAGGTGGAGGTGCTCGGGCCGGTGTTCGAGGCCGAGGTGCTCGTGCTCGACGACCTCGGCGCAGGGCGTACCACCCCCTGGGCTCGCGACGTGATGCACGATCTCATCGCCCACCGCTACAACGAGAAGCTCCCGCTGATCATGACCTCGAACCGTCCGACCGGCGAGGACGCCGAGCCAAGGTCGGCGGACCCGGCTCCCGTCGAAGGCCTCACGCTGAAAGACCGCCTCGGCGACGCGCTCATGTCACGCCTGTACGAGATGTGTCTCGTCGTTCCGGTCGGAGGGAAGGACTTCCGCCGGGGGGTCCTGCATGCCCGCCATCGCTTCTGA
- a CDS encoding RNA polymerase sigma factor RpoD/SigA: MDEEREESGGSTSESLKKYLREISRLPRVTAEEERDLGRRIQKGDAQALRRLVEANLRFVVSYAKRYRGCGLSFLDLINEGNIGLIEAAKRYDASKNVKFITYAVWWVRQAIIHALSDQSGAFRLPQKQANLLYRIGKAQSSLLSKLRRTPSAEEIARQMDVTIEEVTNLLQVSDENISLSAIIDEEHEFHLSDKLEQGIIPSADFVLLRSSLKGLLRQALTELDEKEERVIRLRFGLDGADPKTLKEIGEMMNLSRERIRQIEAQAIEKLNRSQKCQQLRGYLN, from the coding sequence ATGGACGAGGAGCGCGAAGAGTCGGGCGGTTCCACGTCGGAATCGCTGAAAAAATACCTGAGGGAGATCTCTCGGCTCCCCCGCGTGACCGCGGAGGAAGAGCGAGATCTCGGGCGGCGGATCCAGAAGGGTGACGCCCAGGCGTTGCGACGGCTCGTCGAGGCGAACCTCCGATTCGTCGTCTCCTACGCAAAGCGTTACCGGGGCTGCGGCCTTTCCTTCCTCGACCTCATCAACGAGGGGAACATCGGCCTGATCGAGGCGGCCAAGCGATACGACGCCTCGAAGAACGTGAAGTTCATCACCTACGCCGTGTGGTGGGTCCGGCAGGCGATCATCCACGCGCTGTCGGACCAGAGCGGCGCGTTCCGCCTCCCGCAGAAGCAGGCGAACCTGCTCTACCGCATCGGCAAGGCGCAGTCGAGCCTCCTTTCGAAACTCCGGCGGACCCCCTCCGCTGAGGAGATCGCGCGGCAGATGGACGTGACCATCGAGGAGGTCACCAACCTCCTCCAGGTTTCGGACGAGAACATCTCCCTTTCCGCGATCATCGACGAGGAGCACGAATTCCATCTGTCGGACAAGCTCGAGCAGGGGATCATCCCGTCCGCCGACTTCGTTCTCCTCCGCTCGTCCCTGAAGGGCCTCCTCCGCCAGGCCCTGACCGAGCTGGACGAGAAGGAGGAACGGGTCATCCGTCTGCGGTTCGGTCTCGACGGAGCCGATCCCAAGACCCTCAAGGAGATCGGCGAGATGATGAATCTCTCGAGGGAGCGGATCCGGCAGATCGAGGCCCAGGCGATCGAGAAGCTCAATCGCTCGCAGAAGTGCCAGCAGTTGCGCGGCTATCTCAACTGA
- a CDS encoding Hsp20/alpha crystallin family protein: protein MAQNEWDPLKELVGVQQRMNKLFESALARTNFDAEGGVGAWAPVSDAYETPDRMILHVELPGLEQADIDVRVERDELVVQGERRMDRDPSGEYHRVERSYGKFLRRFQLPPTVDRESVEAVYRDGVLTVTLTKQDRDRSGAIRVAVR from the coding sequence ATGGCCCAGAACGAGTGGGACCCGCTGAAGGAACTCGTCGGCGTCCAGCAGCGGATGAACAAGCTGTTCGAGAGCGCGCTCGCCCGAACGAATTTCGACGCCGAAGGAGGCGTCGGAGCCTGGGCGCCGGTGAGCGACGCCTACGAGACCCCGGATCGGATGATCCTGCACGTCGAGCTGCCTGGCCTCGAGCAGGCCGATATCGATGTCCGGGTGGAGCGGGACGAGCTGGTGGTTCAGGGCGAGCGCCGCATGGACCGCGATCCGTCGGGGGAATATCACCGCGTCGAGCGCTCGTACGGGAAGTTCCTCCGCCGCTTCCAGCTCCCCCCGACGGTGGACCGTGAATCCGTCGAGGCCGTCTACCGCGATGGCGTGCTGACCGTCACCCTCACGAAGCAGGACCGTGATCGTTCCGGCGCGATCCGGGTGGCCGTGCGGTGA
- the dnaK gene encoding molecular chaperone DnaK yields the protein MSKIIGIDLGTTNSVVAVMEGGKPNVIANAEGGRLTPSVVAVTDKGERLVGQVAKRQAITNPENTVYSIKRFMGRKFAEVQEEIRMVPFRVEPTENGDVRVTIQGKPMSPPEISASVLRKLKDAAEAHLGEPVTRAVITVPAYFNDAQRQATKDAGQIAGLQVERIVNEPTAAALAYGLDKKKDETIAVFDFGGGTFDISVLEVGEGVVEVKATNGDTHLGGDDIDQRLIDWIVAEFRKDQGIDLGKDKMALQRLKEAAEKAKCELSSVMETEINLPFITADQSGPKHLQLRLNRAKFEQLVDDILRRTLGPCERALSDAGFKPDRIHEVVLVGGSTRIPRVQELVRDFFGREPHKGVNPDEVVAVGAAIQAGVLAGDVKDILLLDVTPLSLGIETLGGVATRLIPRNTTIPTRKSEIFSTASDGQTSVEVHVLQGEREMASGNKTLGRFHLDGIPAAPRGVPQIEVTFDIDANGIVHVSAKDLGTGKEQKIAITASSGLSKDDVEKMVREAESHAVDDKGQRDAVEARNRADQMVYQVEKTLGEHGAKIGEAEQAPVREAIKEVKAALEKGDPAAIRGATERLEKASHRMAEAIYRGASGGPGAGPSAAESRPGGPSPRSTEEVIDAEVVDGDDHGRN from the coding sequence ATGAGCAAGATCATCGGCATCGATCTCGGCACGACGAATTCGGTGGTGGCGGTCATGGAGGGTGGCAAGCCCAACGTCATCGCCAACGCGGAGGGTGGCCGCCTCACGCCTTCGGTGGTCGCGGTGACCGACAAGGGGGAGAGGCTGGTAGGCCAGGTGGCCAAGCGGCAGGCGATCACCAATCCCGAGAACACCGTCTACTCGATCAAGCGGTTCATGGGACGCAAGTTCGCCGAGGTCCAGGAGGAGATCCGGATGGTTCCGTTCCGGGTCGAGCCGACGGAGAACGGCGACGTGCGGGTGACGATCCAAGGCAAGCCGATGTCGCCCCCGGAGATTTCCGCTTCGGTGCTCCGGAAGCTCAAGGACGCGGCGGAGGCTCACCTCGGGGAGCCGGTGACCCGTGCGGTGATCACCGTCCCGGCCTACTTCAACGACGCGCAGCGGCAGGCCACCAAGGACGCGGGCCAGATCGCGGGGCTCCAGGTCGAGCGGATCGTCAACGAGCCGACGGCGGCCGCCTTGGCCTACGGGCTCGACAAGAAGAAGGACGAGACCATCGCCGTCTTCGACTTCGGCGGCGGAACCTTCGACATCTCCGTCCTCGAGGTGGGCGAAGGCGTGGTGGAAGTGAAGGCCACGAACGGAGACACCCACCTGGGCGGCGACGACATCGACCAGCGGCTCATCGACTGGATCGTGGCCGAGTTCCGAAAGGACCAGGGGATCGACCTCGGCAAGGACAAGATGGCTCTGCAGCGGCTCAAGGAAGCCGCGGAGAAGGCAAAGTGCGAGCTGAGCTCGGTGATGGAAACCGAGATCAATCTCCCATTCATCACCGCCGACCAGAGCGGCCCGAAGCACCTCCAGTTGCGACTGAACCGCGCCAAGTTCGAGCAGCTCGTGGACGACATCCTCCGGCGGACGCTCGGCCCGTGCGAGCGGGCGCTTTCCGATGCGGGTTTCAAGCCCGACCGGATCCACGAGGTCGTCCTGGTCGGGGGATCGACTCGGATTCCACGGGTTCAAGAGCTGGTCCGCGACTTCTTCGGCAGGGAGCCCCACAAGGGCGTGAACCCGGACGAGGTCGTCGCGGTGGGCGCGGCGATCCAGGCTGGCGTGCTCGCCGGCGACGTCAAGGACATCCTGCTGCTGGACGTGACGCCGCTCTCACTGGGGATCGAGACCTTGGGCGGAGTGGCCACGCGGCTCATCCCGCGGAACACCACGATCCCCACGCGGAAGAGCGAGATCTTCTCCACCGCTTCGGACGGGCAGACCAGCGTCGAGGTGCATGTCCTCCAGGGTGAGAGGGAGATGGCCTCCGGGAACAAGACCTTGGGCCGGTTCCACCTGGACGGGATTCCGGCGGCGCCGCGGGGGGTGCCGCAGATCGAGGTTACCTTCGACATCGACGCGAACGGCATCGTGCACGTCTCTGCGAAGGACCTCGGAACCGGCAAGGAGCAGAAGATCGCCATTACCGCTTCCTCGGGGTTGAGCAAGGACGATGTCGAGAAGATGGTTCGCGAGGCCGAGTCCCACGCCGTGGACGACAAGGGGCAACGGGATGCCGTGGAAGCCCGGAATCGTGCCGATCAGATGGTCTACCAGGTCGAGAAGACGCTGGGCGAGCATGGGGCCAAGATCGGCGAGGCCGAACAGGCCCCGGTTAGGGAAGCGATCAAGGAAGTGAAGGCCGCTCTCGAGAAGGGCGATCCCGCCGCCATTCGCGGGGCGACCGAGCGGCTCGAGAAAGCCTCGCATCGCATGGCGGAGGCGATCTACCGTGGGGCTTCCGGCGGCCCCGGCGCCGGACCTTCGGCGGCCGAATCGCGACCGGGAGGCCCCTCGCCCCGGTCGACCGAGGAGGTCATTGACGCCGAGGTCGTGGACGGGGATGATCACGGCCGGAACTGA
- a CDS encoding DUF4388 domain-containing protein, giving the protein MALEGTLKDFGLADILQLIGIQRKTGTLTVENDEDAVTVTFLEGQVVGADTRRRNLEDLLGSVLVRTGRITAAQLQESLKIQKSTLQRLGYILVKAGFVSEQDLQDALRIQVTQIVYRLFRWRAGRYHFAPAEHVEYDREHFAPIGAETILMEGARMVDEWPIIEKRIRSGQMVLRKTVTGAAVEAPVQSLVDADIDLGLQGAGEAGTAAPEIQITPEAREVLRMVDGRANVQEISERCPLGEFDTYRLLYELVNRSLIEEIRAASVIEPLRPADLRERLTTQGVPLLLATLAVVSLLTLRFNPAAPWRMELSGDATERLRTFASRARLERVEQAVRAFYLDFGAVPPRLDALVHSGYLKPRDLLDPWSRPYVYRLAPEGYRIEGHGGADSDELTVQHRFTAAERMVLEGAAGATPIGSRGRP; this is encoded by the coding sequence GTGGCGCTCGAAGGCACGCTCAAGGACTTCGGGCTGGCGGATATCCTCCAGCTCATCGGCATCCAGCGAAAGACCGGCACCCTGACCGTCGAGAACGACGAGGACGCGGTGACCGTGACCTTCCTGGAGGGCCAGGTCGTCGGCGCCGACACGCGGCGGCGGAACCTCGAGGATCTCCTGGGATCGGTCTTGGTACGCACGGGCAGGATCACCGCAGCGCAGCTCCAGGAAAGCCTTAAGATCCAGAAGAGCACCCTCCAGCGCCTCGGCTACATCCTGGTCAAGGCGGGCTTCGTCTCGGAGCAAGATCTGCAGGACGCCCTTCGGATCCAGGTCACCCAGATCGTCTACCGCCTCTTCCGCTGGCGCGCCGGCCGCTACCACTTCGCCCCCGCGGAGCACGTCGAGTACGACCGCGAACACTTCGCCCCGATCGGGGCCGAGACCATCCTGATGGAAGGGGCGCGGATGGTCGACGAATGGCCGATCATCGAGAAGCGAATCCGATCGGGCCAGATGGTGCTGAGAAAGACGGTGACGGGCGCGGCGGTGGAAGCGCCCGTCCAGTCCCTCGTGGACGCCGACATCGACCTCGGCCTGCAGGGTGCGGGCGAGGCCGGCACGGCCGCGCCGGAGATCCAGATCACTCCCGAGGCAAGGGAGGTTCTCCGGATGGTGGACGGGCGCGCCAACGTCCAGGAGATCTCCGAACGGTGCCCTCTGGGGGAATTCGACACCTATCGGCTCCTGTACGAGCTGGTGAACCGGAGCCTGATCGAAGAGATCCGCGCGGCGTCGGTGATCGAGCCGCTCCGGCCGGCGGATCTCCGCGAGCGCCTTACCACCCAAGGGGTCCCTCTCCTTCTCGCCACCCTCGCGGTCGTTTCGCTCCTCACGCTCCGTTTCAATCCCGCGGCGCCGTGGAGGATGGAATTGAGCGGCGACGCCACGGAGCGCCTCCGGACGTTCGCGAGCCGCGCACGGCTCGAGCGAGTCGAGCAGGCGGTGCGCGCGTTCTATCTCGACTTCGGCGCCGTCCCGCCGCGACTCGACGCACTGGTCCACAGCGGGTATCTCAAGCCCAGGGACCTCCTGGACCCCTGGAGCCGCCCGTACGTCTACCGGCTGGCGCCCGAGGGGTACCGGATCGAGGGCCATGGGGGCGCGGACAGCGACGAGCTGACCGTCCAGCACCGCTTCACCGCTGCCGAACGGATGGTCCTCGAGGGCGCGGCCGGTGCCACGCCCATCGGAAGTCGCGGCCGTCCTTGA